Genomic DNA from Schistosoma haematobium chromosome 1, whole genome shotgun sequence:
CCAGTGTATGTAGTTCGCAAAAATACTTTGGCCAATATCCTGCTGATAAATAACTTCTATGCACAGCTGAACCCAGTACGTAAACTAAATAGCTAATTCTCACAAAACAACGTGATACTTTGATTCGAATGTTCTTTGATGTCCTAAGTTTATTGAGGCGAAAGGTTATAAACGTCCCAAATCGCATAAGTTCTACTAATAATAAATCCTATGGATATATTTTGCATACCTACTTTATACGTAATACTTCCTAACGTATACAGAAACTCTTTACTATCTAAACGATATCGAGTTACTGACTGGTCGAAAGttgaatgctaccaccgaatGCAAATACTGAAACCACGTATACCATTCGAACTGGCTTCCTTCAACGTTTGCACACtaatgcaggtcggacaacagataggagtggctatgtctttagaatgTCTCATTATCGATGTCTGTTTTCTGTCCGAGACCCGTGCTCAAGACTAATGAAGTCCTACAAATTCTCTCTCCATCTGTTACTTCGAAAACCTTGTTTCACGTGCGTTTGTCCGGGGGCGCTGTGGCATCTCCATCCAGTTtagctggcgttggtgtcgcactaagcgctagagctgaggcagcactgatcgattggatccccattaacagtcgattatatgctgttagattagaaagctccatcaaagTAAGAAAAAAATAGGTGTGCGGAACGATGTCTTTTCATCATCTCCACCTACACtctgacagattgcagcccggatgagaccaaggatgagttttactaccagttaactgttcttcaaCAGAAGATGCTCTCGAcggatattgtagtactagccaagagacttgaatgctcaggtcgggcgtctagacaCAGAACAGAGTTGTTTAGGTGGTCGATAGGGACTTGATAGTTGCATGTCAGATAACGGTTACTGTTTATTGCAAATTTGCGCAGACTACGACCTGTTTCTGACTAACACTAACTTTCAGCACAGTTGTCCTTGATGTTCTACCTGGCGTCTTCCCATCACATCGCGTTTaactaccgctggcgtggttgtgtacaaaaCTGtcactccttttggagtacctatctggactcggATCATGTCCTTGTTTGCACTAATCTTACCTTACatttcagtggccaacaaatTCATCGTCCTAAACGGATCGATGTCAATAAATTGATTGCAGCTCCTGTTGCAACaaaatatcaaaccgagctgAGTTCAAGGCTAGCTATCAACcaaccgaaaagtatagatgtgTGTTGGCTGAaactgcatgacgccatgaagaAGGCTAGTAAATTCACTTGCGGCTTTGCAAAACGTCCTGCCTACAAGCACAGGGTTTCTACAGGCttcttacaactcattgaagcacgttggtctactccgggtgaccgtgagtttgaccataaatgaagactgttacgtaatgaagTCGTGCAAAGCTTGTGTAAGGTCATAGAAGCCTGGTGGTTGGAGCGTATCAATGAGTTGGAGACAGTAATTACTTCCGGTCACTGCCGGAAGCTCTTTCAACTCATCTTAGTCACTGGCAGCAAGAGGTCTGGTGTGACTGAAACAATCTGTAAAGCTGACGAGATGTCAATCATTAACATCCACCGGCGTCTTGAACGATGGGCAGTTTTTCGAGGAGAAGTACAATTGGTCTGCTGCTCCGGCGACATCGATCACACTGTTTTACCCTTCATGGTATGTTACGACTAATCCATCTAATAAGGCAGAACtctgcaaggaactccaactttGAAGCTCTACAAATGACCAGAACCAGACGACTTACCTCCGGTCCATCTTAAAGATGTTGGCGACTTTGTGGTTGAGGAACTAACTGAGTTGTCTACAAAAATCTGGTAATTAGTGTTCCAACACTGCAATGAGTTgttcctatctttaaaaagggttcaatTTGTTTTTGCAACGACTATCGGGGGATGCGTCTATTTTAATCAGCTTTGAGCCAGGCTTTAGCTGTATGAGAGCTAATTATACTATGCAGAAAGCCAAAGTAGGTAAACTGGATTTTGTGCTGGCGACCGAATAGATGGAAGTAGCGTACTTTTACCATTATAGATGAATAAACTAAGATAGCAATCCACTAGGTAGTGTGGAACTTTATCATCAGTAAGGCTTGTTTCCACACAAAAAAGAATTAGATTTCCGGGAGTACTGTGTGTGTGATAGGAGTTTACAAGAACTTACAAAATTAATTCTTCGAATGTCAAACTATAAAAGTAGTCGCATGACCATTAAGCAGCTTAAAAACTTACCATATGACGCCGAAAGGGTGTATGCCTCACCCTGGTAAACGAATTCGATGATAAAGGTTGGTTCATCTGCATAGCCACGAATAAATATTCCATTGTACAAGCACCACATTATTAAGTCATGGGTTGAAGCACCAGATCCCATTCCTTTTACATTAAAACAAAGCATCCAGTGAGATGTGTTTCATAAGAATTGAAGTGTAAGTTTGTAAAAATTCTCTCTATGTAATTAGATTTCATTTTCATCGGAAATAGTTTAAGTCCCCGTATTTCTTACCAAAGTATAAAATGTTTCAGctattcattttactttcaCAAAATTCAAGCAATAAACATCTATAACCAACTTCCTAAAGGTTAAGGGAGAAGCGAATGCAACAACTTTTTGTTTCATAGGACGTCTCAAACTATTCACACTACTTAGGTTTAATAAGTTTAGTGTACTCGGGCTAAAAAATTATATCTGGAGTCTGGTATATTTCCTTTAGTGACCAATTAAAGGATGAACAAGAAAGCCAAGGTCATAACACTCTTTAAAAGGTGATAAATATGAGGCAATCCAACGCTAAGTTTTTTTGAAAGAATCATATTCTCATCGTACTTCAAACAGATTAATCCGTTAGGAACTGCAACTGAGAAAACTAGTTTTGGGGGCACTTGCAGCACAGAATAAGAATGTGATAAGTAGAGGTTTTACACTAGAACAACCTTAATATGAGAATGAAAATAGAACTCATTTTTACAGTGTAAGAAATTCAGGAATAAAGTGATTATCGTAAACCCTGACAAAACCAAAATCTCGCAAATTCTCACAAGCGTTCCGCTTACCTTCTACACAGATAGTTGTTTGTTGGGATTCAGGCTGGTTGGCAAATGCAGCTAAGTGAGCTACTAATGATTCTGACTCATCGTTGTCAAGATCTTCGTCATCATCTTCATTATCTATAGTATGCGTAGGGCTTAGTCGTCGACCTCCTGTTTGACACCCATTAGTGCTAGTTTGAAAAAACCTATCATTATTAACGATTGTCTTGTTGAATTCTGACCTCAGGTTTCTGTTATTTGGACTCTTTTCCAAGCGTTGAAGTGATGAAGCATCTAACTCCGATTCAATATTTACGTTAGAGCTAACAAGTGGAAAATTGTAAACCATAATTAAGTTCAATAGATTAATGTAAATCTCCAATAAATTTGAAGCTTCTTGATACTTTAAAACTGTGTCACTTACTTATCTGCATTTAAAGTTTCATTGATTACATTTTCTGGCAAAGCGACTAACGCGTCCATTACTTGTGCCATCAAAGTTGGATTATTCACCTGTTCACCTGTGTCATTCAAAATGACTAGACCACTGGAACCGTCTTCATTAGACTGATGATGAACATAAAGCGTTTCACCATCCGGAGTTTCAACTATCATCtgataatgaaaattatatttatttatttgaaaattgtaCGAAAAAGTTGGATGTCATGATTCTCAAATAATAAACTACACACTACATGAAAGAGTAGGACACTTCCTTAATTTTACTTTGTCCAATGAAAATATGAGTCAAGTATATTTTGAACACCGTACACTTTCGAAATAGTGAACACAAATACCCACCCCACTACTGGCTACTAACACAATTATCCATTACcgattataaattatatatgaCTACacaaaacaatataaaatcCATGCAAAGAGCTCAAGCACTAACAGACGCTCACCGATTTACGGTCTATAACTAACAATGAGGGAATGAAAACCTTGACGTCAATTTTTTCTTtgggtcagtcagctacaacgtaggaccaggcacatatatgcatcggtccaagttgccatacctcattaacacaacaagatggacaccggattcataaaagtagttaattcagaggtggtaatatataaaagaaagattgcaataaggatatagtacaggaagaaataattagttcgtagaaagaaagatatgaagcaattttaatctcttagtttaagggaagatagagagtgtatacaccgacgccattgtgatcgattctgagccatgtcaccaagagtctccaaccattggttacgatagtcacgcggaccccaaccaagtagtctgcatctaccaacatggctcggactacaagttagtgacttcaagcactgatgctacgttttggtttggccgcccctaactttcttccaaccatctccaacaccggttagcattgcacgtcgtggtaatcggtgttcgggcatacgtaacacgtggcccaaccatctcagtcgatgaagattcacaacctcatcaactgatttaccattattccctaataccctgtgtcgaacctcactattacttacccggtgatcccagcagacgccagtaatatttctgaggcatctgtggtcaaatactagtagcttaccagtgtcttctactcttaatggccatgtttcgctgccgtaaattaaaacagaacggactgccgcacAGTATAGGTGATGTagcataggtgacgtaagttggcaaaagccaagcgagcttttcgaatccgtgctgagatttcgtcagacaccaacccattagggctgatcagacttccaagataagtgaagttgtcgacgcgtccgactacttcactccctatccttagttcaggtgttgatgtagaccagtcctgaagcaacaacttgcatttagagggagagaagcgcattccaaacattctggcattgttcctcagtgctaccaaaagactctgtattttatcagcgtcttcaccaaacaggactatgtcatccacgtattctaagtcgataagtggacctcctggaaggagatcaatacccgagaatgttatttccattaataggtctgtgatgaagttaaacaaaaatggagaaagtggacagcatTGACGGACATCACTTGAGGTtgtaaaagcagatgacagttctccataagctctgactcgactggtagtgttcgagtaaagagcctttacaaggtttatgtacttctggggtacgcctttcaatgacagacactgccactgaatctcgcggtctaccgaatCAAAtgttgcttttaagtcaagaaagaccaccattgtcggacgtcgataagtatgcctatgttctagaacttgacgaatggtgaatatgtggtcgatgcagcgacgaccaggtctgaagccagcttgattctctcgtgtttccagttcacgagtcttagttaagcgtctgataattatcgaggctagtattttagatactatattagttaaactaatccctctatggttgtcacagggtgattttgaccctttcttatatgtTGGGACGATAAGttattgtgaccagtcagatggaataacgtctaactcccagatcttagctaaaatattagtcaacttaatcgctaaaattggaccgccatccttaaagacatctggagccaatccatctggaccagctgcccttcctcgtttcagatcaactatagccttttgaacttctgctagagttgggggacctgcttcaatgttccattcagactgtctgggaatggtgggtagttgtagagtagctgaagaccAGCTGAATCGCTCCTTaaaatgttctgcccatcgtcctaaacttctggactgggagcagataagTGTCGTATTTTTCTGAattagtctcacttacacttgacttcttaatttgagtttcttttattagtccgAAAAGCTGTCTTGCGTTACCTACAATCGCTGCCTTTTCcgtctcttttgctttcgttgcccaccactgcccacagtcgttccttagacttttgtttaacctagatctgatttgttttcgttcttcatcgtgttcagagcctgatggaacgagtttacgagaatccatcagtgcaacagacctagaggaaatccattggttctttgtaaccctttggtttaaatcactaacagatgtcactgctgtttccacagctgctttgatatctttccaagcaacatatGGGTCagtctcgttttcagaactacctaattgtgacctcagttgttcctggaacctactttttgttttctcattactcaattcaattctaatgggtctttttactgtggatTTTCCGCGTCCAGTGAGgtgcaagcagatgcgtgcccgtattagaggatggtcggagtccaagcaggtattcCAGAATGAGCAACAATCTTCTATCCAGCCTCTCCAACGAACACTGATGTcaatatagtctatttgagtccatcgttggtttggtgcaggaggtcgccatgttagacgatgtctctccttatgctcaaaatttgtgtttgctaaaaataaacgattgtctgagcacagttgctgcagacgatcaccattatctgtttgctgagccggaatactgaaatacccacctaaatgcctttctgtttggtttaaactacctatctaggcattaaagtcacctgctacgagtactatgtctgaacgtttagctttctgaagaagttcataTAGCTTTCTGTAagattcatctttcacttcatctgagctgcagtcggtgggagcgtagggagaaacgacaaaaaggcaacgacgtgtgtccctatccttccgagttcttacggagccatttagccgaacagcacataaacgactgttaacggggatccactctaacagtgcttattccgccctcatgcttagtgctatgcctacacctgccagtccacgagagctggccatcgggtcgccagatacatggagggtgtatctcatcggctctccgttttggcgAGGTGAGGTGAAGTGAATGACCAAACTAGGATTCTGtatgtgtttcggagacacaacatacatcaatggtaggagattctagggttctagccaaggaagcctgttgaccgatttgacacagggtgcgtacgttgaaggctccaatgtgtagtttggagcggggtttcagtagacctgggacagtgttttgagcattagaatcgttggctatggtgacacttgaagaggaagccgaaaaaggaagtttagaggtgaaagccgatgtaggaggaataataggaagtgaatacggaggttgattatgaatacagtggtcttgagtgccgttagaggtatgagggcggttatcacttcccggttgcccactcCGTGGAAGAGTTCTTCTGTAGGTACCTGAAATATGAGATTGGGTTAGAGGTAGTCTTAGTGACccgagagcgtgaccgcagtgcccaagggacaactgcttgaggtcggtcacacacgatcTTATTATGGGTAATCATCGTATTAGCTCCATACTTGTTGAGACATTACTACTGGAGACGGATGTTCGTgtgataaggcgaggtgtgcatttttagggtcgaccttttctaaccccacccctccttgtgggaaggcagcatcgctgtcatgctggttgtctaaaggaaacaccttactgctgtcacacctctgtacagttagcagtacgacttcgccttcggactttgggtttgttgcttttagtcttaccgctcatcaaccaacctgtctgacatggtaggaccttgaggaacagttgttccagtcagtatagctcggttgcttcatcatgataggcaagcccgaccaccacgtcaaggtagcaacaatggTCGGGTTTTCTCTGGGTAGTGATAGTGACTTTCAAATATTGAGTATGAAGACTAACTGGAGTAAAAATCTGTCAAGAAAATCAGTAGAAAGAGCATCCTATTGACAACTTGTATAAGCAATGTCAGACATCAAAACCACATTAAAATTTGTATAGGGGTCGAAAACTTGTTCAGTTTACTAGATCAATGAAAGTTTGGAAACAAATTACAAGCTGTCACTCTTATTTTCCGTTTTTAGGGTTGAAAACCGTTACTGTACCCAAATCAGATCCTAATGACACATTTTTGAACCAAGGTATAACCACCACTATTGTGAGAGCTATGGATGACGCAGCTATTGAAGTCGAGGTGACACTAGCGAGACACTGATTCGAATTACAGTGCTAAGCTAATAAGCTATCGTTCTGCATCCATTAAAACACAAACCTTACAGATATCAaactttttatttgaacaccaACACAACTCTGTGAAGAAGTGAGGCCTCATTAAACGAAATCACAAGGTTTTGTACTAAGAAACTAACAATGGAGTGATGTTGGTGACGAAGTGAATTTAGCTCGAGATTTACTGCCACCTATAATGATGAAGAATATGGTGAACGTATTCCAGTGTGGAGCAAGGATTGATACAGCTGTCTGGACCACTACACACTACACTTCATACAACCTACTACCAGGCCAGTTATCATTAACATAGAGCCCGATACGAATGTGCACTACCCAAGGTTCTCAAACTAAATCACCAAAACGATATGAAAATACGATGAATAGCgaaataatagtagtatcaATAGGTAAGACAGATTAAACATTAGAGAATATAATTCCAAAGTGGATAGATTGGGTGAATAAAAAGTATGAAATAGTGTAGAAAAATAAGACTGAGGGGAAAATAAAGGGAATGAGTCTGCACCATTGTGATCAGTACTAAGCCATATCAGCCAATGCTCATAACCACTGATTACGGTTATTACACCGATCATATCGAGTAATTTGCGCCTAATGACACCGGTTCCGTCCAACAAACAATGACTGCAGAGATTGATTCTGTCCTGCTTTGGGGGCCGCTAACTTCCTTTCAAACTAATCCTACATCAACGAACATTGTTTGTCGTGGCAGACGGTGGTTCAACATACATACCAAAAGCCACAACCACCCAAGTCGATAAAGATTTACCATCTTTACCTAGTGTCCTGCATTTAAACCACCTAGACTGATAAGACTTTCAAGATAAATGAAGTGTTCAACATTCTCAGCCTAGGTGTCAAAGCAACACTTTGGACTTACAGGGAGAAATACATCTTAAACGCGCTTATATTGTTATCCAGGACGACGGAGAAACTGCAAGTTGTCAGTATCTGCACTAAAAAGAACTACATCATCTGTGTAGTTGGAGTCCACTAGTGAATCATTTGTTAGGAGATCGATCCCAGAAAAGTCAGACAAATAAAGCGTTATCTCTTTCAGAGATTtcctatgatgaagttaaataaaaatggggTTGTGCAACCTTGATGAACACCATTTGAAGTTACCAATTCTGATGATAGTTCGATACAATCTCTGATCTCACTAATAGTGTTCTGGTAGAAATCCTTTAAGTAGACGATAAACTTCTTTAGCAAGTCTTTCTATGACAGAAATCACTACAAAACATGTAGGTCTACGGAGTGGGACACCATCTTCAAGTCAGAACATACTGTTATGACAAGGTGTCGGTAAGTAGGCCTGTTCTAGAAACTAAAGAAGAGGTGTGTGATCCACACATACACGCCTAGACGTGTAACCAGCCCAGTTTTCCCGAATTTGTCATACACGAGCCCTAGTCAAGCACTAAACGATTATTGAGAATAAAACTCAACACAATATATTGGTCAAACAAATACCCCAATGGTTACCACAAAATCTCAGTCCTCTTTTATACACTGGAAAGACCAGTCATCAAGACAACTTAGATGGGATTATGTCCACTCTTCAGACTTTTGCCAAAATTTGGCCACCATCTTAAAGGATATCCAGACTTCGTCCACCAGGTTCCCCCAACCCCTCTCGATTCAGATTAGAGGGTCTTCCCGATATCGGTAGGTGTTGGTGGCTCGTGTCGATCACCCATTTATCTAGGAATAGTATATAAATACAGTGTAAATAGCAAGCAAACTGTTAATCGCAGTATCCTGGTCATTTTATCAACCTTCTAGAGGGGAGAGTAGATTACGGTCCCGTCTCTTTCGGGGATAATTCCATCAATACTTGACTTTTTAAAATGTTTCTCGGACTGGTTTGAAAAATTATCTTGTGTTTCCTGTCGCCAGAACTGTTCCATCTCTTGCTTTCATCACCTATCACAACTCACGATTATTGCGTACACTATATGTCTGTCAACGTTTAAGTCGTCTTTGGTTACCGCGTTTTGAACCTGATGTGATGAGTTTCCGAGTTCCTGTCAATTCAGCAGACCACCAAAACCCAATGGTCCTTCACAACCTTTTGGTTTAAATGATTGATAGATAATAATACTATTTTCACGGCTATTCGAATACCATGATAGACTAGAGAGGGACTATTACCTTCATGGTTTACTAAGCagatagtagtggtagtagtacaATATAAAAAGCAAGCATTTCAGCGAAAATTTAAAGGTGAAAATAAAGATCACACAGCTTACAACATCTCTTGGACAATCTTCATCCAAAGGCAATAAAATATCACCAGATAAATTtggtttatttttaatattcggAATAGAATTTGTATTATCTGCCTGTGTTGACTGTGATAATGAATAAGGAGTGGTTTGGGCTTCCGAATTTTCACCATGAAGATTGACATTTGTATTTTCACTTAATTCAGTTTTCCATATTCGTTTATTAGAACCACTGTGACCACTTTTTACTTTCGTAAGAGTTGTAATTTTTTCATCTTCATTAGAAGCATCACCACCATTTGAGAATGTTTCGGAGATATCAGAGTCTTGTATGTTGGAAGACTCCTCAACCGTTGTCGCGGTGACAGTCACTTCATCAGCTGGAGGAGCAGCTGGAACTAACGTCTCTTCTTCCGTTAAGATGTATGCGTTAGCACCTACTATATCCCCATTCGTGGCAGCCATACGACCGACTGACGATACTAAATCATACTGAGTATTCTGTAGAGATTTCGAAAGTTGATGAAAAAAAATGTTGAGATGAACAATATACCATTTTTGTGCGGTATAGGTTATCATCCATTTATAGAAGATAAAGTAACTTAAAGTAAATTGTATGCTTTAGATTCTTTCTAGTTACAGACAACTATCCTGTTATCTTCTAGAAAGGATAATAATCCTACACTTGAGTTCATCTACTAATGTCAATGTGGCATTCAGCTTATTAACTGATACAAAATCATTAGGTGTGTTAGTCTACAAAATTCACCAACTTACCGCCTAGAATGTGACGAGCTTATTCCAGAGTTATCACAGTGGAACATTACGATTTGCACGGGTGTTTTGCAATTCAGATCAATCTTTTAGTAACATGTACTTCCTGTTAGTATAATAATCAGTGACATGTAAATGAAATCACGATATTTGAACTATAATATTTACCAAAATGTCTCCTAATTGACAATGTAAAAACCGAATATAAACTTTGCATAGTTTCAGAAAAGACAGATACGTATGTGACTTACTAACATAGCATCCCGAGCATCATCGTGTTGCTTACATTCAGCTATATCTAAAGGAGTCATTTCGAATTTGTTCTGGAGATGTGCGTCAGCTCCAAAACGCATCAACATTTGAACAACAGGTGTATGACCTCTTTCGGCTGCCCAGTGTAGTGCTGTCATACGTAACATATCCTTAGCACTAAGATCCGCTCCATTACGTAACAGAAGCTCCACAATATCTGCGTGACCCTCTTGAGCAGCTAAATGGAGAGGAGTACGATCAACTTTAGTCCGAGCGTCCCTGCTAATACCAGCACGTAGGAGCGCTTCACATGAACTAAGATGTCCATTCATAGCAGCGAAATGGAGAGGAGATATTCCCAACTATAAAGAAGTAATGAAAATTATAGCAAGCACAAAAAAGAGAATTAAACGAAGAAAATTCTCTTTCCGGCGAAATCATTTGTTTACGccgtacattcgtatttatagttgggTTTTCTTTGCTGAAtcctctttatttttattcaatgacacaatgGGTTATTTTAGTTTTATATATGCTAACAACTTGATACTATGAAATACCATTCCCAGTCTTGagaaataacaatgataaatacaaatagATTTTATCATCTGAATCAAAAAGTAAGCCTTTTTATATAAAACATACGGATCGAGAACCGTGTATAAATTTTGTGTTTTTGAGAACCCATAGAGAATTCACTTGTGGTTATCCCCAGAACCTTATCTGACAATTTGATAAATCAGGACGATTAATTTTGATGTCTGTGGAAAGGCGATAATGATTGGCTGTTTGCTTCGTCAGACTTGTAGGTTTTCTGACAGGCGTTAAATGCGCTATATATTCtcttatccttattattactGGATTGTTGTAGGttttttgtgtggaaatatatttaaattctagtcaggctaatcacgtacTCTTGGTctgagttgttttgaattcctgTAGAATAAACATTTGgggggaatctagtgtagatattcgtccgCGCGTTCTAACAAATTTATATTAGCACGATGAGAAAATCAACAAAATGAGTAGAATATAAGGTTTTGAGGGAAATGATCACTTTGTAATTTATATAGCCAGAGGACCATCGAAACAACGGAGTAATGGGTAGCTATTTCtttccagtatgggactcctcagaagtctGTACACACGAGGTTATGGCGAACTGTTGTCCGAATTGGTGACTTTaaatggtgttcgtcagggctgtttACTTTTCCcattttagagataacact
This window encodes:
- a CDS encoding hypothetical protein (EggNog:ENOG410VJXU~COG:M), with amino-acid sequence MSPNQIMNQYIIPLAHNDPRLFSHVSQAFSLVDLGKRLLDAAKNGDVEEVKNLINNGAPFTTDWLGISPLHFAAMNGHLSSCEALLRAGISRDARTKVDRTPLHLAAQEGHADIVELLLRNGADLSAKDMLRMTALHWAAERGHTPVVQMLMRFGADAHLQNKFEMTPLDIAECKQHDDARDAMLNTQYDLVSSVGRMAATNGDIVGANAYILTEEETLVPAAPPADEVTVTATTVEESSNIQDSDISETFSNGGDASNEDEKITTLTKVKSGHSGSNKRIWKTELSENTNVNLHGENSEAQTTPYSLSQSTQADNTNSIPNIKNKPNLSGDILLPLDEDCPRDVMIVETPDGETLYVHHQSNEDGSSGLVILNDTGEQVNNPTLMAQVMDALVALPENVINETLNADNSNVNIESELDASSLQRLEKSPNNRNLRSEFNKTIVNNDRFFQTSTNGCQTGGRRLSPTHTIDNEDDDEDLDNDESESLVAHLAAFANQPESQQTTICVEGMGSGASTHDLIMWCLYNGIFIRGYADEPTFIIEFVYQGEAYTLSASYDSQSGTINFYHVETNQKL
- a CDS encoding hypothetical protein (EggNog:ENOG410VJXU~COG:M) — protein: MNQYIIPLAHNDPRLFSHVSQAFSLVDLGKRLLDAAKNGDVEEVKNLINNGAPFTTDWLGISPLHFAAMNGHLSSCEALLRAGISRDARTKVDRTPLHLAAQEGHADIVELLLRNGADLSAKDMLRMTALHWAAERGHTPVVQMLMRFGADAHLQNKFEMTPLDIAECKQHDDARDAMLNTQYDLVSSVGRMAATNGDIVGANAYILTEEETLVPAAPPADEVTVTATTVEESSNIQDSDISETFSNGGDASNEDEKITTLTKVKSGHSGSNKRIWKTELSENTNVNLHGENSEAQTTPYSLSQSTQADNTNSIPNIKNKPNLSGDILLPLDEDCPRDVMIVETPDGETLYVHHQSNEDGSSGLVILNDTGEQVNNPTLMAQVMDALVALPENVINETLNADNSNVNIESELDASSLQRLEKSPNNRNLRSEFNKTIVNNDRFFQTSTNGCQTGGRRLSPTHTIDNEDDDEDLDNDESESLVAHLAAFANQPESQQTTICVEGMGSGASTHDLIMWCLYNGIFIRGYADEPTFIIEFVYQGEAYTLSASYDSQSGTINFYHVETNQKL